One Alkalicoccus halolimnae DNA segment encodes these proteins:
- the phnC gene encoding phosphonate ABC transporter ATP-binding protein, giving the protein MNALEVNNVTKIFPDGTKALNNVSFQIKRGEGVVLLGHNGSGKSTMFKNIAGFERPSDGNIFINNKEITRLGKSKFKPIRKKLGMVFQNFHLIYNLSVFQNVLFGRMGYYRNFLSVTTPFASAENRERAMACLERVGLAHLAGRRADQLSGGQQQRVAIARMLMQDPEIILADEPIASLDPKAGREVMELLWEIVEEKSWTVLCILHQTDIALEFGERLIGLNKGKVVLDGSKETVSKQDLSNLYYDDPLQVNHS; this is encoded by the coding sequence ATGAACGCGCTTGAAGTGAATAACGTAACAAAAATATTTCCAGACGGCACGAAAGCCTTGAATAACGTTTCCTTTCAGATAAAACGCGGGGAGGGCGTGGTGCTGCTCGGGCACAATGGTTCCGGCAAGTCGACGATGTTCAAAAACATAGCCGGGTTCGAACGGCCGAGTGATGGAAATATATTTATCAATAACAAAGAAATTACACGTTTAGGAAAAAGTAAATTCAAACCTATTAGAAAAAAACTCGGAATGGTTTTTCAAAATTTTCATTTAATCTATAATCTGTCTGTTTTCCAGAACGTATTATTTGGAAGAATGGGGTATTACCGGAATTTCTTAAGTGTAACGACGCCTTTTGCCTCCGCTGAAAACAGGGAACGGGCGATGGCCTGCCTGGAAAGGGTGGGACTTGCCCATCTTGCAGGCAGAAGAGCTGATCAGCTGTCGGGCGGTCAGCAGCAGCGTGTGGCCATTGCGAGAATGCTGATGCAGGATCCGGAAATCATTCTGGCAGATGAGCCCATCGCAAGTCTCGACCCAAAAGCGGGGAGGGAAGTCATGGAGCTTTTGTGGGAGATTGTCGAGGAAAAATCCTGGACGGTCCTGTGTATTCTCCATCAAACTGATATCGCTCTGGAATTCGGAGAGCGGTTAATCGGGTTGAACAAAGGAAAGGTAGTACTGGATGGCAGCAAAGAAACGGTGTCAAAGCAGGACTTATCCAACCTGTATTACGATGATCCGCTGCAGGTGAATCATTCATGA
- the phnE gene encoding phosphonate ABC transporter, permease protein PhnE, whose translation MRQETHMPPRFKVPKLPALFLIGIFTFLFIMGIQHAQLSFERIINGIVNMFHFLGSAFPPNPERITSISAAMYETFQIALVGTVIGVILSLPVALLASHNTAPHPAIRWISRGAVSAMRTIPDLIWALIFVISVGLGPLAGILTIIVDTIGFCARFFSERIEEIEKGPSQALQSTGASQIGIVSGAVLPLGFPSFVGTSLFAFEKSIRSAVVLGLVGAGGIGVELSTAFTMRNFDEALMIIVLILVVVILFEQLSSSIRKKII comes from the coding sequence ATGAGACAGGAAACGCACATGCCGCCTCGGTTCAAAGTACCGAAACTTCCTGCACTTTTCCTGATCGGTATTTTTACCTTTCTGTTTATTATGGGCATTCAGCATGCACAGCTTTCTTTTGAAAGGATAATAAATGGAATCGTTAATATGTTTCATTTTCTCGGTTCGGCTTTTCCGCCAAACCCTGAAAGAATTACCTCTATATCTGCTGCTATGTACGAGACCTTTCAAATCGCTTTGGTCGGAACGGTTATTGGAGTGATTCTTAGTCTGCCTGTAGCCCTCCTTGCTTCACATAACACTGCGCCTCACCCAGCAATCCGCTGGATCAGCCGCGGGGCGGTTTCAGCTATGCGCACCATTCCGGACTTAATCTGGGCATTAATATTTGTTATTTCCGTAGGACTTGGTCCTCTGGCAGGGATACTGACGATCATTGTGGATACGATCGGATTCTGCGCACGTTTCTTTTCTGAAAGAATCGAGGAAATTGAAAAAGGACCGTCCCAGGCACTGCAGTCAACCGGCGCTTCCCAGATTGGTATCGTTTCTGGAGCAGTTCTGCCGCTCGGCTTTCCGTCATTTGTCGGAACGAGCTTGTTTGCTTTTGAAAAGTCGATCCGCTCGGCAGTTGTTCTCGGCCTTGTCGGGGCAGGAGGAATAGGGGTAGAACTTTCTACGGCGTTTACGATGAGAAATTTCGACGAAGCATTGATGATTATCGTATTAATTCTAGTGGTCGTCATTTTATTTGAGCAGCTGTCTTCTTCGATCAGAAAAAAAATCATTTAA
- a CDS encoding MFS transporter, with product MNISTQPGLLRNRSFLLVWMSGLTVMLGFSMFFLSVSWFIVDVLEQPAVLGIVLMSVSIPRVVMMIYGGILADKVRKSLIMFVTNMMQVFVMIAMITLYINDWLQISSLIVIALVFGFLDAFFFPAVSSMIPIIVRDEELQRANSLFQGSTELMFIIGPLIAGLLLTIGDFTLTFSAAALLIFISTVLVFPRFIGDPVPGKRTDGGSAVEDLKEGLAYVWNSSLHRTGTLTIVIINLFMIGPLIISFPILVGALGGTPFELSLLEGGLASGTFLASIVLVAWNIKHGRGRLVFVSLLVSFLLFFIFSQVTTLPLLVLLTALTGFMAMFVYLPTVTMVQEKTDKDKLGRVMSIITLAASGFEPIAFGLISLLVAAALPIQTVLTFTSITGLVLGTVLVWRSPAFRRLN from the coding sequence ATGAATATATCAACCCAGCCGGGATTATTAAGAAACCGGTCTTTTCTGCTCGTATGGATGTCCGGACTGACGGTGATGCTCGGATTCTCCATGTTTTTCCTCTCCGTTTCCTGGTTTATTGTCGACGTACTCGAGCAGCCGGCTGTTCTCGGAATTGTTCTGATGTCAGTCTCCATTCCACGGGTCGTAATGATGATTTATGGTGGAATCCTGGCAGATAAAGTCCGCAAGTCGCTTATAATGTTTGTAACAAATATGATGCAGGTGTTCGTGATGATTGCGATGATCACCTTATACATAAACGACTGGCTGCAGATCAGTTCGCTGATCGTTATCGCTCTTGTATTTGGTTTTCTTGATGCTTTTTTCTTTCCGGCAGTTTCTTCGATGATTCCCATTATCGTGCGTGACGAAGAACTGCAGCGGGCCAATTCCCTGTTTCAGGGGTCGACAGAGCTGATGTTTATTATCGGACCGCTCATTGCGGGTTTACTGCTGACGATAGGGGACTTCACCCTGACTTTTTCCGCTGCTGCGCTTCTGATTTTCATTTCCACCGTACTCGTATTTCCGCGTTTTATCGGGGATCCGGTGCCGGGGAAAAGAACCGATGGCGGCTCGGCGGTCGAAGATTTGAAAGAAGGGCTCGCTTACGTATGGAATTCTTCGCTTCACCGGACTGGAACGTTAACGATTGTCATCATTAACCTTTTTATGATCGGTCCGCTTATCATCAGCTTTCCGATTCTTGTCGGGGCACTTGGAGGAACTCCATTTGAGCTGAGTCTGTTGGAAGGAGGCCTTGCAAGCGGGACGTTTCTCGCAAGTATTGTCCTGGTCGCCTGGAATATTAAACACGGCCGCGGCAGGCTCGTTTTTGTATCGCTGCTTGTCAGTTTCCTGCTGTTTTTCATTTTCAGTCAGGTCACGACACTGCCGCTTCTCGTTTTGTTGACGGCTCTTACAGGGTTTATGGCCATGTTTGTGTATCTGCCCACGGTTACGATGGTTCAGGAAAAAACCGATAAAGATAAACTCGGCCGGGTGATGAGTATTATTACGCTTGCTGCAAGCGGATTTGAACCGATTGCTTTCGGACTGATTTCCCTGCTCGTTGCAGCTGCTCTTCCTATACAGACCGTTCTCACATTTACTTCCATTACAGGACTTGTACTGGGAACGGTTCTCGTCTGGAGAAGTCCGGCATTTCGCCGCCTCAACTAA
- a CDS encoding IS110 family transposase, giving the protein MKFKMQDQQNQRIARISSSHLIIGVDIAQHHHVARAVNYRGIAFGKPLAFENNEEGFTRLLDRIAAWKEASGCTTEIVGMEPTGHYWLNLTAWLKGRQIDVVTVNPHLVKKNKENRDHTQSKSDAKDALVIADMVKNGYYSQIHPTSETFDSLRVLMANREVLVKRRVATINQLHRWVDIVFPELREVFQDLQSKGAIATLRLFPMPKQLRELDVADVIHGWKTGMKRHAGHRKAETLLAVAKRSVGSTQAPEAYLLHLDQLLEEWDLVTAQLERVEHEVAATLEHVTYRHSFLAIDGISDLSLAGILGEAGDIRGFAHGNALLRHAGLHLAEASSGKWKGQVVLSKRGRSRLRRCLYLATLSLIKNNADFRHLHHVNVQGKKMKKMKSVMKLMGKLARILVALARGGEPYCSEKVRPLPSAV; this is encoded by the coding sequence ATGAAGTTTAAAATGCAGGACCAACAAAATCAACGGATTGCCCGTATTTCTTCCAGCCACCTGATTATCGGGGTGGATATTGCCCAGCATCACCACGTGGCACGTGCTGTCAATTACCGGGGCATCGCCTTTGGTAAGCCGTTGGCTTTTGAAAACAACGAGGAAGGGTTTACCCGGCTTCTCGACAGGATCGCTGCGTGGAAGGAAGCGAGCGGCTGTACGACCGAAATCGTCGGGATGGAGCCGACCGGCCATTACTGGCTGAACCTGACCGCCTGGCTGAAGGGCCGGCAGATCGATGTTGTCACCGTTAATCCCCACCTGGTCAAAAAGAATAAAGAAAACCGGGATCATACCCAGTCCAAAAGCGATGCCAAAGACGCCCTCGTGATTGCCGACATGGTTAAAAACGGCTATTACAGCCAGATCCATCCCACGTCGGAAACGTTCGACTCGCTCCGGGTGCTCATGGCCAACCGGGAGGTGCTCGTGAAACGGCGCGTTGCGACCATCAATCAGCTGCACCGCTGGGTCGATATTGTCTTCCCGGAACTCCGGGAGGTCTTTCAGGATCTCCAAAGCAAAGGGGCCATCGCTACCCTGCGGCTGTTCCCCATGCCGAAACAACTGCGGGAGCTGGACGTGGCGGACGTGATCCACGGATGGAAAACAGGGATGAAACGTCACGCCGGCCACCGGAAAGCGGAAACGCTGCTTGCGGTGGCGAAACGGTCCGTGGGAAGCACGCAGGCGCCGGAGGCGTATCTCCTGCACCTGGACCAGCTGCTCGAAGAATGGGACCTGGTCACGGCCCAGCTGGAACGGGTGGAACACGAGGTGGCTGCCACCCTGGAGCACGTGACCTACCGCCACTCCTTCCTTGCCATCGATGGGATCAGCGATCTCTCCCTGGCGGGGATTCTGGGGGAAGCCGGTGATATTCGTGGTTTTGCCCATGGTAATGCGCTCTTACGTCATGCCGGCCTGCACCTGGCCGAAGCGAGCTCCGGCAAATGGAAAGGACAAGTGGTCCTCTCCAAACGCGGAAGGTCCCGGCTGAGGCGCTGTTTATACCTGGCCACGCTGAGCCTGATCAAAAACAACGCGGATTTCCGGCACCTCCACCACGTCAATGTGCAGGGCAAAAAGATGAAAAAGATGAAGTCGGTCATGAAACTGATGGGCAAGCTGGCACGAATCCTCGTGGCCCTCGCCAGAGGGGGAGAACCCTACTGTTCAGAGAAAGTCCGACCGCTTCCGTCTGCTGTCTAG
- the tenA gene encoding thiaminase II, with amino-acid sequence MKRFTRRIRKKADAVWEASFHHPFIQELRSGTLPEEKMKYYVLQDGYYLSHFARVQSMAGSKAEDFFTVQRMAFHAQGSYEAEMTMHEQFAGMLGISEAEKQAFTASPTAHAYTSHLYRAAHFGNTGVIIAALLPCYWLYFELGERMQDAEPNHPVYEEWIAAYGGDWFKELVEEQIDRLDTYAETASKAELDMMEEYFLISSRYELAFWEMAYTQETWESVMPSSDSNKKD; translated from the coding sequence ATGAAAAGATTTACGCGGAGAATAAGAAAAAAAGCAGATGCTGTATGGGAAGCGAGTTTTCATCACCCGTTTATTCAGGAGCTGCGGAGCGGTACGCTGCCGGAAGAGAAAATGAAGTATTACGTGCTCCAGGACGGGTATTACTTATCCCACTTTGCCCGTGTCCAGTCCATGGCAGGGTCGAAAGCCGAAGACTTTTTCACGGTCCAGCGGATGGCCTTCCATGCCCAAGGTTCCTACGAAGCCGAGATGACGATGCACGAACAGTTTGCTGGGATGCTCGGCATTTCAGAGGCAGAGAAGCAGGCATTCACCGCTTCTCCGACAGCTCATGCCTATACTTCTCACCTTTACCGGGCTGCTCATTTCGGAAATACCGGCGTAATAATTGCTGCTCTCCTTCCGTGCTACTGGCTTTATTTTGAATTAGGAGAACGGATGCAGGATGCAGAACCGAATCATCCGGTTTATGAAGAATGGATAGCTGCCTACGGCGGGGACTGGTTTAAAGAACTGGTGGAAGAACAAATAGACCGGCTGGATACTTATGCAGAAACGGCCTCAAAAGCAGAATTGGATATGATGGAGGAATATTTTCTGATCAGCAGCCGCTATGAACTGGCTTTCTGGGAAATGGCCTACACTCAGGAAACGTGGGAGAGTGTGATGCCTTCCTCAGATTCAAACAAAAAGGACTAA
- a CDS encoding LacI family DNA-binding transcriptional regulator gives MEKRATIRDVAERAKVSKTTVSYVLNDVKKVSEDTRKRVLEAMAELHYEPDFTAISLTKRKSQLIGVIMPLVNESIAAVMQENTYFNEMISAIEKVARENGFDILLTGLAEPERYRAWVQKRHLDGLLFLGLFPEEIYSEMRSMDVPAILIDTYETHTGDYPSVNVDDEKGGYEAARHLLALGHKQTAFLTSNRADPVERERYKGFQRAYKEAAVKLPPPVETASVHSFESGYAAGRKILEEERFTAVSAGSDTTALGIVRAVHDAGKEVPGDLSVTGFDDIRMSRYLTPALTTVRQHIERKGMIAAKKLVHVINGGQEKAEMIDIELVVRDSTGPAPG, from the coding sequence ATGGAAAAACGTGCTACGATCCGCGATGTTGCGGAGAGGGCAAAGGTTTCGAAAACGACTGTATCCTACGTACTTAACGATGTGAAAAAGGTCTCGGAAGACACGCGGAAACGGGTACTCGAGGCAATGGCGGAACTGCATTACGAGCCGGATTTCACTGCTATCAGCCTTACGAAAAGAAAATCCCAGCTGATCGGTGTCATTATGCCTCTTGTCAACGAATCCATCGCTGCTGTCATGCAGGAAAATACGTATTTTAACGAAATGATCAGTGCTATTGAAAAAGTGGCGCGGGAAAACGGATTCGACATTCTGCTTACCGGACTCGCAGAACCTGAACGTTATCGTGCATGGGTGCAGAAACGGCACCTGGACGGGCTCTTGTTTCTCGGTCTTTTCCCGGAAGAAATCTACTCGGAAATGCGCAGTATGGATGTACCGGCTATATTGATCGACACGTACGAAACGCATACCGGGGATTATCCTTCCGTGAATGTTGATGACGAAAAAGGTGGATATGAAGCGGCAAGGCACCTGCTTGCTCTCGGGCACAAACAAACGGCGTTTTTAACTTCAAACAGGGCAGATCCCGTCGAGCGTGAGCGTTATAAAGGGTTTCAGCGTGCGTATAAGGAGGCCGCTGTGAAGCTTCCACCGCCGGTCGAAACAGCAAGCGTCCACAGTTTTGAAAGTGGATACGCTGCGGGAAGGAAAATTCTCGAAGAAGAGAGGTTCACGGCGGTATCAGCAGGGTCGGATACAACGGCTCTTGGAATTGTCCGCGCCGTCCATGATGCCGGTAAAGAAGTGCCGGGAGACCTTTCCGTGACCGGGTTTGATGATATCCGTATGAGCCGGTATCTGACCCCGGCGTTGACGACCGTCCGCCAGCACATTGAAAGAAAAGGGATGATTGCAGCAAAAAAGCTTGTGCACGTCATCAACGGCGGGCAGGAAAAAGCAGAGATGATCGACATAGAGCTCGTTGTCCGCGACTCCACCGGCCCAGCGCCGGGGTAA
- a CDS encoding ThuA domain-containing protein — MHVTVWNENRHEKTNPEVRKVYPEGIHGAIEQFLQGEGRSISTAVLDEPEHGLTDDVLKKTDVLVWWGHKAHDEVEDEVVEKVHARVLEGMGLIVLHSGHFSKIFRKLMGTSCDLKWREADETERLWVVDPSHPLTEGIGEYIEIEREEMYGEHFDIPTPDELVMMSWFEGGEVFRSLCTFHRGNGRIVYFRPGHETYPTYYHKDVQRVIQNAVQWAAPNTRPRPVYGNHNDPLETIQPKGDL; from the coding sequence ATGCATGTAACTGTATGGAATGAAAACCGCCATGAAAAAACCAATCCCGAAGTAAGAAAAGTGTATCCGGAAGGAATTCACGGAGCGATCGAACAGTTTCTCCAGGGAGAGGGCAGGTCGATCAGCACTGCCGTTCTGGATGAGCCGGAGCACGGTCTCACAGATGACGTATTGAAGAAGACAGACGTTCTGGTCTGGTGGGGGCATAAGGCCCACGATGAAGTCGAGGACGAAGTGGTCGAAAAAGTCCACGCACGGGTACTGGAAGGTATGGGACTCATCGTACTTCACTCCGGACACTTTTCTAAGATTTTCAGAAAACTGATGGGTACGAGCTGTGATTTAAAATGGCGTGAGGCAGATGAGACAGAGCGTCTCTGGGTAGTCGATCCGAGCCACCCGCTCACCGAAGGCATTGGGGAATATATTGAAATTGAGCGGGAAGAAATGTACGGAGAACACTTTGATATCCCGACACCGGATGAACTTGTGATGATGAGCTGGTTTGAAGGCGGGGAAGTTTTCCGCAGTCTCTGCACGTTCCACCGAGGCAACGGCAGGATCGTCTATTTCCGACCGGGACACGAGACGTATCCGACCTACTACCATAAAGACGTGCAGCGCGTCATTCAGAATGCTGTGCAGTGGGCTGCTCCGAATACGCGTCCTCGGCCGGTCTACGGAAACCACAATGATCCGCTGGAAACGATTCAGCCGAAAGGAGATCTGTAA
- a CDS encoding Gfo/Idh/MocA family protein, translating into MIKIAVIGCGSIARHRHLPEYEANKDVKIVAVCDIVQDRAEDLGSLFDAMAYTNYENMLKQEDFDAVSVCTPNYLHAPVSIAALEAGKHVLCEKPMATSTEEADNMIEAAKNNRRWLMIAHNQRFVPSHEKARQLIADGEIGKVYSFRTAFGHGGPEGWSADGADSWFFKKDEAFIGAMGDLGVHKTDLMRFILGEDFTSVGAFIETSAKDHSTVDDTAVCILRTASGTIGTLAASWSYVGGEDNSTVIYGEKAILRMEDDPVNNLVIQYNNGDTAKFELGGIQTNEKQTNSGVIDAFISSITADVEPPVPGEEGKKSLEVILGALEADETRRIVDLT; encoded by the coding sequence ATGATTAAAATAGCTGTTATTGGGTGCGGAAGCATCGCGAGACACCGTCACCTTCCGGAATACGAAGCGAACAAGGACGTAAAAATCGTTGCTGTCTGCGATATTGTCCAGGACCGGGCAGAAGACCTCGGGAGCCTGTTTGATGCGATGGCATATACCAATTATGAAAATATGTTGAAGCAGGAAGACTTTGATGCAGTCAGCGTCTGTACACCGAACTATCTTCATGCGCCTGTCTCTATTGCGGCGCTCGAGGCCGGCAAGCACGTGCTCTGTGAAAAACCGATGGCAACTTCCACCGAAGAAGCCGACAACATGATTGAAGCAGCTAAAAACAACCGCAGATGGCTGATGATTGCTCATAATCAGCGGTTTGTTCCTTCCCATGAAAAAGCCCGCCAGCTGATTGCTGACGGTGAAATAGGCAAAGTTTACAGCTTCCGCACCGCTTTCGGGCACGGCGGTCCTGAAGGGTGGAGCGCAGACGGAGCAGACAGCTGGTTCTTTAAGAAAGATGAAGCGTTTATAGGAGCCATGGGAGACCTCGGCGTCCACAAGACGGATCTGATGCGGTTTATTCTGGGCGAAGATTTCACAAGCGTCGGCGCCTTTATTGAAACGAGCGCCAAAGATCACAGCACTGTAGACGATACTGCTGTCTGTATTCTGCGCACAGCGAGCGGTACGATAGGAACACTCGCAGCAAGCTGGTCCTATGTCGGAGGAGAAGATAATTCCACTGTCATTTACGGGGAAAAAGCCATTCTCCGCATGGAAGATGATCCGGTAAACAACCTTGTTATCCAGTACAACAACGGCGACACTGCTAAATTCGAACTTGGCGGCATTCAGACGAACGAGAAACAGACCAATTCCGGCGTTATCGATGCCTTCATAAGCTCCATTACAGCGGATGTAGAACCACCTGTACCGGGAGAAGAAGGTAAGAAATCACTTGAGGTTATCCTCGGGGCGCTCGAAGCAGACGAAACGAGAAGAATTGTTGATTTAACTTAA
- a CDS encoding Gfo/Idh/MocA family protein, translating into MNRLRIGIIGAGGIARERHIPVLLELKHEAEVTAVCDINIETAKQAGVSFPQPLITSDYNEVFEHVDAVIICTPNKFHADISIAALQAGVHVFCEKPMAMSAQEAEAMIDASVQSEKELMIAYHYRSMKESQAAKRLIDQQEIGTPMVARVQALRRRKVPGWGVFTNKELQGGGALIDFGCHFLDLSLWLLGSPNPVEVTGNTYNKLSKMPGQVNQWGLVDNESFDVDDHVTAYIRFDNGATMLFETSWAANVKDDKEYVSISGDTGGVDLFPLELNQAKHGMLLDSFTNWVPGEEDPGQFQMQNFFDACRGEAELIVSPVQAMQVQKIVDAIYESSETGRSVRL; encoded by the coding sequence ATGAATCGATTGCGAATAGGAATTATTGGAGCCGGTGGAATCGCCAGAGAGCGTCACATACCGGTACTGCTGGAGTTGAAGCACGAAGCAGAAGTAACTGCGGTATGCGATATTAACATTGAAACGGCTAAGCAGGCCGGTGTTTCGTTTCCTCAGCCGCTGATTACGTCAGATTATAATGAGGTTTTCGAACACGTTGATGCGGTAATTATCTGCACCCCGAATAAATTCCATGCTGATATTTCCATCGCTGCCCTGCAGGCAGGTGTACACGTTTTCTGCGAAAAGCCGATGGCGATGAGTGCACAGGAAGCAGAAGCTATGATTGACGCTTCTGTGCAGTCGGAAAAGGAGCTGATGATTGCCTATCATTACCGCTCCATGAAGGAATCCCAGGCGGCTAAACGACTGATTGACCAACAGGAAATAGGAACGCCGATGGTAGCCCGTGTTCAGGCGCTCCGCCGGCGCAAAGTTCCCGGATGGGGTGTATTTACGAATAAAGAGCTGCAGGGAGGAGGCGCTCTCATTGATTTCGGGTGTCATTTCCTCGACCTTTCCCTCTGGCTTTTAGGAAGTCCGAATCCGGTTGAAGTTACCGGCAATACGTACAATAAACTCAGTAAAATGCCCGGGCAGGTGAATCAATGGGGACTGGTCGACAACGAATCATTTGATGTGGACGACCATGTCACCGCCTACATCCGTTTTGACAACGGAGCAACGATGCTGTTTGAAACATCCTGGGCAGCAAACGTAAAAGACGACAAGGAATACGTAAGCATCTCCGGCGACACCGGCGGAGTGGATTTGTTTCCACTTGAATTAAATCAGGCCAAACATGGGATGCTTCTGGACAGTTTTACAAACTGGGTACCCGGCGAAGAAGATCCGGGGCAGTTCCAGATGCAGAACTTTTTCGATGCCTGCCGCGGCGAAGCGGAACTGATCGTTTCCCCGGTCCAGGCGATGCAGGTGCAGAAGATTGTTGACGCTATTTATGAAAGCAGTGAAACCGGCCGCAGCGTGCGGCTGTAA
- a CDS encoding sugar phosphate isomerase/epimerase family protein, whose translation MKSGVFTVLFSEKSFEEMLDYVKEAGVEAVEIGTGGYPGNAHCDIDALLEDEGLRGEYLKKVHDRGLTLSAFSCHGNPIDPNEDFAKESFDLMIKTIKLAGMMNVPVVNGFSGTAGDHDGAKFPNWPVAPWPNEYGDILKWQWEEKLIPCWKKIGEEAERHNVKIGIELHGGFLVHSPHTMLKLREATSPAIGANLDPSHLWWQGIDPVAAIKILGKAGALHYFHAKDTYIDQDNVNMYGLMDMQPYSEVQTRAWSFRSVGCGHSMKEWSDMISALRTYGYDYVVSIEHEDPIMSIDEGFQRAVNNVNSVLIREEPAEMWWV comes from the coding sequence ATGAAATCAGGAGTATTCACGGTACTTTTTTCAGAAAAATCGTTTGAAGAGATGCTCGACTACGTGAAAGAAGCAGGCGTCGAGGCTGTGGAAATCGGTACAGGCGGCTACCCGGGCAATGCCCACTGCGATATCGATGCGCTGCTTGAAGATGAGGGCCTGCGCGGAGAGTACTTGAAAAAGGTACACGACCGTGGTTTGACGCTCAGTGCTTTCAGCTGTCACGGCAACCCTATAGACCCTAACGAAGATTTTGCAAAAGAATCCTTTGACCTGATGATAAAAACGATTAAACTGGCCGGGATGATGAATGTACCGGTAGTAAACGGGTTTTCCGGTACCGCAGGAGACCACGATGGAGCGAAATTCCCGAACTGGCCTGTTGCTCCGTGGCCGAACGAATACGGCGATATTTTAAAATGGCAGTGGGAGGAAAAATTAATCCCATGCTGGAAAAAGATCGGTGAAGAAGCAGAGAGGCACAATGTGAAAATCGGTATTGAACTGCACGGCGGCTTTCTCGTACATTCGCCGCATACGATGCTGAAGCTCCGTGAAGCAACTTCTCCAGCCATCGGTGCCAATCTTGATCCGAGCCATCTCTGGTGGCAGGGGATCGATCCGGTTGCAGCGATCAAAATTCTCGGCAAAGCGGGAGCCCTTCATTATTTTCATGCGAAAGACACGTACATTGATCAGGACAACGTCAACATGTATGGATTGATGGACATGCAGCCCTACAGTGAAGTGCAGACAAGGGCCTGGTCGTTCCGATCTGTCGGCTGCGGGCACAGCATGAAGGAATGGTCAGATATGATCAGCGCCCTGCGTACGTATGGCTACGATTATGTAGTCAGCATCGAGCACGAAGATCCAATTATGTCGATCGACGAAGGATTTCAGCGTGCTGTCAATAACGTAAACAGCGTGCTCATCCGCGAAGAGCCGGCAGAAATGTGGTGGGTCTAG
- a CDS encoding MFS transporter — protein MSKFIYLIILIVFLDTFIQLPIITPFALSLGASAALAGAIVSMYSLSNIAGNIIGGVWIDRAGRKHVFFFGIPMVIGIVLLYPLVENGYQLLFVRFLHGLAGGLLVPAAFALIGDRAAGNRKVMAYAGAAIGLSAITGPAIGGILAAQGNYSSVYFLVAALFAGCFLLVYFFVPAGKSVKQKSANGNFSALLKNKQIIQACLTAFALMVSNGTLAFALPLKTEELGLTSASTGILLSIYGITALVIFLPPQNKVYEHFQPFSLVLSGLLFLALSMLLLSTAGIQTAVYAAMVVYGIGFAFIFPSMNQLIASASKDSDRGRAYGLFYACFSLGVVAGSAGSGLIAQTIGMPFLTIAVFTVASFFALRISR, from the coding sequence GTGTCTAAGTTTATTTATCTGATTATCCTAATCGTCTTTCTTGATACTTTTATCCAGCTTCCTATTATTACTCCGTTCGCTCTCAGCCTCGGTGCTTCCGCCGCGCTTGCCGGAGCGATCGTTTCTATGTATTCATTGTCCAATATCGCCGGAAATATCATCGGCGGAGTCTGGATCGACCGCGCAGGAAGAAAGCACGTTTTTTTCTTCGGAATACCGATGGTGATTGGCATCGTACTGCTTTATCCGCTTGTGGAAAATGGGTATCAGCTGCTTTTCGTCCGCTTCCTGCACGGCCTCGCCGGGGGGCTGCTTGTACCCGCTGCGTTTGCCTTGATCGGTGACCGGGCGGCAGGAAACCGGAAAGTTATGGCATACGCAGGAGCCGCCATCGGTCTTTCTGCCATCACCGGTCCTGCCATCGGAGGCATTCTTGCAGCCCAGGGGAACTACAGCAGCGTCTATTTTTTAGTGGCCGCATTGTTTGCCGGATGCTTTCTGCTTGTCTATTTTTTTGTACCTGCCGGAAAGTCTGTAAAACAAAAAAGCGCTAACGGAAACTTCTCTGCTCTTTTGAAAAACAAACAAATCATTCAGGCGTGTCTGACCGCATTTGCGCTGATGGTCAGCAACGGAACGCTCGCTTTTGCCCTCCCTTTGAAAACGGAAGAACTAGGACTTACCTCGGCTTCGACTGGGATCCTGCTGAGTATTTACGGCATAACGGCGCTAGTGATCTTTCTTCCGCCGCAGAATAAAGTATACGAGCATTTTCAGCCTTTTTCGCTGGTCCTCAGTGGTCTTCTGTTTCTGGCTTTGTCGATGCTTCTGCTGAGTACTGCCGGCATTCAGACCGCTGTCTATGCAGCGATGGTTGTTTACGGCATCGGCTTCGCTTTTATCTTTCCGTCCATGAACCAGCTGATAGCGTCGGCTTCAAAGGATTCAGACCGCGGCCGGGCCTATGGGCTGTTCTATGCCTGTTTTTCCCTTGGGGTAGTCGCTGGCTCTGCCGGTTCCGGACTGATTGCACAGACGATCGGCATGCCCTTCTTAACTATTGCCGTGTTTACTGTTGCCTCCTTCTTTGCCCTGCGAATCAGCAGGTAA